Proteins found in one Muntiacus reevesi chromosome 2, mMunRee1.1, whole genome shotgun sequence genomic segment:
- the GOLGA7B gene encoding golgin subfamily A member 7B has translation MATEVHNLQELRRSASLATKVFIQRDYSDGTICQFQTKFPPELDSRIERQLFEETVKTLNSFYAEAEKIGGSSYLEGCLACATAYFIFLCMETHYEKVLKKISRYIQEQNEKVFAPRGLLLTDPVERGMRVIEISIYEDRCSSGSSSSGSSSGSGSSSGGGGGAGGR, from the exons GTCCACAATCTGCAGGAGCTCCGTCGAAGTGCCTCGCTGGCCACCAAGGTCTTTATCCAGAGAGACTACAGTGATGGGACAATCTGCCAGTTCCAGACCAAGTTTCCCCCAGAGCTGGACAGTCGG atCGAGCGGCAGCTCTTTGAGGAGACCGTGAAGACCCTCAACAGCTTCTACGCGGAGGCCGAGAAGATTGGCGGCAGCTCTTATCTCGAGGGCTGCCTGGCCTGTGCCACGGCCTACTTCATCTTCCTCTGCATGGAGACCCACTATGAGAAG GTTCTCAAGAAGATCTCCCGCTACATTCAGGAGCAGAACGAGAAGGTCTTTGCCCCCCGAGGCCTCCTGCTCACAGACCCCGTGGAGCGTGGGATGAGAGTT ATCGAGATCTCCATCTACGAGGACCGGTGCAGCAGCGGCAGCTCCAGCAGCGgtagcagcagcggcagcggcagcagcagcggtgggggcgggggggcggggggccggtGA